One Trichoderma asperellum chromosome 5, complete sequence genomic region harbors:
- a CDS encoding uncharacterized protein (TransMembrane:3 (o12-30i76-103o123-147i)), whose protein sequence is MPFAFEISNSYGFVLAAATSAFFVNVLHMARTGKFRKASGVTYPNAYASHEQASKDPNAYKFNCAQRAHNNYTENLLPAVGSLLIAGLNFPVAAAALGASWSFGRVVYLYGYTSDAGPKGRTFGAYFAGLADIALKFMAAYTSYLVITSN, encoded by the exons ATGCCTTTCGCTTTTGAAATCTCCAACTCCTACGG CTTCGTCctggccgccgccacctcgGCCTTCTTCGTCAACGTCCTGCACATGGCGCGCACCGGCAAGTTCCGCAAGGCCAGCGGCGTCACCTACCCCAACGCCTATGCTTCTCACGAGCAGGCCTCCAAGGACCCCAACGCTTACAAGTTCAACTGCG CTCAACGCGCCCACAACAACTACACTGAGAACCTCCTCCCCGCCGTCGGCTCCCTCCTCATCGCCGGCCTCAACTTCCccgttgccgctgccgccctcGGCGCCAGCTGGTCCTTTGGCCGCGTGGTTTACCTGTACGGCTACACCAGCGATGCTGGCCCCAAGGGCCGAACATT cgGTGCCTATTTCGCTGGCCTTGCGGATATTGCTCTCAAATTCATGGCTGCCTATACCTCCTACCTGGTTATTACAAGCAACTaa
- a CDS encoding uncharacterized protein (BUSCO:EOG092D3223~EggNog:ENOG41~TransMembrane:8 (i180-197o203-220i227-249o255-274i286-306o331-356i400-421o427-446i)), which produces MDEETNSTTPISTPGTRSSGNIDRPPAAVEADLASPLSSSPLDADILDSPTLSATTPKSHRLSRNPSFSGSSSTYQDDWDTLPPLDRLTVLDLLDNFALPQQLEKLQRGISAQTDKVRRSRDAFKSKTQLARDRMVEEWRRRVPSADEQLERYRKRMRDRVEKLGKQWNNTKAISLREKISFICGVMNIFASGYLIGGYPEWFHIWYTAQLLYFMPIRIFTYKRRGYHYFLADLCYFVNVLLSLSLWVFPQSKRLFMAAYCLAYGNNAVAIIMWRNSLVFHSFDKVTSLFIHIMPCATLHCVVHLYPPAEQLMRFPAIYAIKNSAPGSPTAYANVFSMLAWSTIPYAIWQLSYYFFITVRRREKIAAGRPTSFTWLRKSYAKTWIGKLVLARPAALQEPMFMMIQYFYAVLTILPCPLWFLSRWASAAFLLVVFSWSIYNGATFYIDVFGKRFQKELEAMRADVIRWQNNPETLLQSPHMAPHVDGPPVQGGTNLDAQLAASPLAPSPMRPTAGKDRTTSLDHIPMLDETSKVSATGVDRGNEGVARERKAGED; this is translated from the coding sequence ATGGACGAAGAAACCAACTCGACTACTCCTATCTCAACGCCGGGGACTAGATCATCCGGCAATATAGACCGCCCACCAGCTGCTGTAGAGGCTGACCTTGCCTCTCCTCTGAGCTCGTCGCCCCTCGACGCCGACATCCTCGATTCCCCTACCCTCAGTGCTACGACCCCCAAAAGCCACAGGCTGTCAAGGAACCCATCCTTCTCTGGCAGTAGCAGCACCTACCAAGATGACTGGGACACGCTCCCGCCTCTTGATCGACTGACTGTTCTCGATCTCCTGGACAACTTTGCCCTGCCGCAGCAACTCGAGAAGCTCCAGAGGGGCATTTCCGCCCAGACCGACAAGGTTCGACGATCAAGGGATGCCTTCAAATCAAAGACCCAGCTTGCCCGCGATCGAATGGTGGAGGAATGGAGGCGGCGTGTCCCCTCAGCCGATGAGCAGCTTGAGCGATACAGGAAACGCATGCGGGATCGAGTTGAGAAGCTCGGTAAGCAATGGAATAATACCAAGGCCATCAGCCTCCGAGAAAAGATATCCTTCATTTGCGGCGTTATGAACATCTTTGCAAGCGGGTACCTTATAGGTGGTTATCCCGAATGGTTCCACATCTGGTATACCGCCCAGCTCTTGTACTTCATGCCCATCCGCATCTTCACCTACAAACGGCGTGGATATCACTACTTCTTGGCCGATCTCTGCTATTTCGTCAATGTACTGCTGAGTCTTAGCCTTTGGGTTTTCCCCCAATCAAAGCGGCTCTTCATGGCGGCCTACTGTCTGGCTTATGGTAACAATGCTGTGGCAATCATCATGTGGCGTAACTCCCTGGTATTCCACAGCTTTGACAAAGTCACGTCTCTCTTCATACACATCATGCCTTGCGCTACGCTACACTGCGTTGTGCATCTCTACCCTCCTGCAGAGCAGTTGATGCGGTTCCCAGCCATCTATGCCATCAAGAACTCGGCTCCTGGATCTCCGACGGCGTATGCGAATGTCTTCTCCATGCTGGCGTGGAGCACCATTCCCTATGCAATCTGGCAGCTAAGCTACTACTTCTTCATCACCGTCCGCCGAAGGGAAAAGATTGCCGCTGGTCGTCCTACCTCGTTTACCTGGCTTCGAAAATCATATGCCAAGACCTGGATCGGCAAATTGGTCCTCGCTCGGCCCGCCGCATTGCAAGAGCCTATGTTTATGATGATTCAGTACTTTTACGCCGTGCTGACTATACTCCCGTGTCCGCTTTGGTTCCTCAGCCGATGGGCATCCGCTGCATTCCTCCTCGTTGTGTTTAGCTGGAGCATCTACAATGGCGCTACCTTTTACATCGACGTCTTTGGCAAGCGATTCCAGAAAGAGCTCGAAGCTATGCGAGCAGACGTCATCAGATGGCAGAACAACCCAGAAACGCTACTCCAGTCACCTCATATGGCTCCGCACGTGGATGGTCCACCCGTACAAGGTGGTACAAATTTAGATGCGCAGTTGGCGGCTTCGCCCCTGGCACCATCACCAATGCGACCGACCGCTGGAAAGGATAGAACCACGAGCCTGGACCATATACCCATGTTGGATGAGACTTCCAAGGTTAGCGCTACCGGAGTGGATAGAGGAAATGAAGGCGTCGCGAGAGAACGGAAAGCAGGCGAAGATTAG
- a CDS encoding uncharacterized protein (BUSCO:EOG092D05LP) — protein sequence MGKLIRLELHNFKSYKGHHTLLFGDSYFTSIIGPNGSGKSNSMDAISFVLGIKSSHLRSTHLKELVYRGRVLKTSKINDDGSAQAPADASNFADDDKASRGDPKTAWVMAVYEDDAGEEQRWKRTITSQGASEYRINDRVVTAQQYNEALEAENILIKARNFLVFQGDVEAIASQSPQDLTRLIEQISGSLEYKSEYEKLQAEAEQAIENQNFQFHRRRGINSEIKQYREQKKEADSFQKKTEERDAAIVTHYLWKLFHFQKAMDDSSTAIQDHHENLKELRRNVEVFENRLEEARRDQSTVQKQVNKVERDIKHAERNIEDKENALVPFEEKIHESSQQIEKLQAQSQKVSKELEEQTDIVQKVQKDIASVKKAQDVFEKDVKEQLKKTGREISDDDRKEYNALRAQVLARPGSNQAKLENLERQRKADEVTVSSLKGKVDSISAAIEKMEAELTSIGERRSSAESATKDITNDITTKKKEFNQLQSERVRTNQKRTELEEKLEDVARKLREADDGRRQNDRETRMKEMVTTLKRIFPGVRGRVGNLCTPKQKKYDEAVIVALGRDFDSVVVDTEKTGVECVQYLKEQRFSPMTFIPLDNIKVNAVNTAIKGFPGARLTIDTINFEPAVERAMSYACGSSVVCDTLDVAKHICYEKKIPVKAVTLEGYIIHKAGLMTGGRGPEPKGGKRKFEEADVQNLQRMAAKLKSEIDRLPKADRRGTQEESLQIELNGFERQLAATRDELAALNKNWTSKKRELDSQKKQLHELQPKYENQMAQLDRTKETVQEFRNAIARVEDEVFAGFCKRLGYSDIRAYEASQGKLEQEISEKRNQYEVQRQRLETRLNWEVSRHSDTEARIKRIQDQVKRLKQDVKAYNREKAEIEESKREDQDELDALGETLEELKAELSEKNQGVSEAKAELQKRSKDIEACQREINALETTVQKNSAGKSALLRRCRLEQIQIPLTEGALDNLPTQDDLLRQDPDAMDVDGGDDEMMDIALDDHGIEIDFDGLDEDLKESGESSVEDTLTEKISSLTAELEKLNPNMRAMERLESVETRLKQTDQEYEDSKTTAHKAKEAFNDVKQRRYELFNKAFVHISDQITNVYKDLTRSDAYPLGGQAYLDIEEDTDMPYLSGIKFHAMPPLKRFRDMEHLSGGEKTMAALALLFAIHSYQPSPFFVLDEVDAALDNANVDKIKKYIREHAGPGMQFIVISLKAGLFQDSESLVGVYRDQEVNSSRTLTLDLRKYA from the exons ATGGGCAAACTCATCCGCCTCGAGTTGCACA ACTTCAAGTCCTACAAGGGCCACCATACTCTCCTATTCGGCGATTCCTACTTCACCTCGATTATTGGACCCAATGGATCGGGTAAATCCAACTC GATGGACGCCATCTCCTTTGTCCTTGGCATCAAATCTTCTCATTTGCGCTCCACGCACCTTAAGGAACTCGTATACCGTGGGCGCGTCCTAAAGACGTCCAAGATCAACGATGATGGGTCCGCCCAGGCGCCTGCCGATGCGAGCAACTTTGCCGACGACGATAAGGCGTCTCGAGGAGATCCAAAGACTGCTTGGGTCATGGCTGTATATGAAGACGACGCCGGAGAGGagcagagatggaagaggacCATCACTAGCCAGGGAGCCAGCGAGTACCGGATCAACGACCGAGTGGTCACGGCCCAGCAATACAACGAGGCGCTAGAAGCGGAAAACATCCTGATCAAGGCGCGCAATTTCCTTGTCTTCCAAGGAGATGTCGAGGCTATTGCCTCACAGTCCCCACAGGACCTTACGCGCCTCATCGAGCAAATATCAGGAAGCTTGGAATACAAGTCGGAGTACGAAAAACTCCAGGCCGAAGCCGAGCAAGCCATCGAGAATCAGAATTTCCAGTTCCACCGACGTCGTGGTATCAACTCCGAAATCAAACAATATCGTGAGCAAAAGAAGGAGGCAGATAGCTTCCAAAAGAAAAccgaagagagagatgcggCCATTGTCACGCATTACCTGTGGAAGCTTTTCCATTTCCAGAAAGCCATGGACGATTCGAGCACCGCCATCCAAGATCACCATGAAAACTTGAAAGAGCTGCGGAGAAATGTAGAAGTGTTTGAGAATCGCCTGGAGGAAGCTCGAAGAGACCAATCCACTGTCCAGAAGCAGGTTAACAAAGTGGAAAGGGATATCAAGCACGCGGAAAGAAATATCGAGGATAAAGAGAATGCCCTGGTTCCATTCGAGGAGAAGATACATGAATCTTCACAGCAAATTGAAAAGTTACAGGCGCAATCGCAGAAAGTCAGCAAGGAACTTGAAGAGCAAACGGATATTGTTCAGAAGGTCCAGAAGGATATTGCGAGTGTCAAAAAAGCTCAGGATGTTTTTGAAAAAGACGTCAAAGAGCAGCTTAAGAAGACTGGCCGAGAAATCAGTGACGATGACCGTAAAGAGTACAACGCGCTCCGAGCACAGGTTTTGGCCCGCCCTGGTTCCAACCAGGCAAAACTGGAAAATCTTGAACGACAGAGGAAGGCAGACGAGGTCACCGTTAGCAGTCTCAAGGGCAAGGTAGATAGTATCTCCGCCGCCATTGAGAAAATGGAGGCAGAGCTCACCAGCATCGGGGAAAGGCGAAGCTCTGCTGAATCTGCAACGAAAGACATCACCAACGATATTAccacgaagaagaaggagttTAACCAGCTCCAGTCCGAACGAGTGCGAACCAATCAGAAACGGACTGAGCTCGAAGAGAAGCTCGAAGATGTCGCGAGAAAGCTAAGAGAGGCTGACGatggccgccgccaaaaTGACAGGGAGACACGCATGAAAGAAATGGTAACGACTTTGAAACGTATATTTCCCGGAGTTCGTGGCCGCGTTGGGAACTTGTGTACGCCCAAGCAAAAGAAGTACGACGAGGCCGTTATCGTTGCCTTAGGAAGAGATTTCGACTCCGTAGTTGTTGATACAGAGAAAACCGGCGTGGAGTGTGTTCAATATCTGAAAGAACAGAGATTCTCTCCCATGACCTTCATTCCGCTGGACAATATCAAGGTCAATGCCGTCAACACCGCCATCAAGGGCTTTCCCGGCGCCAGACTCACAATCGACACCATCAACTTTGAACCAGCAGTCGAGAGAGCCATGTCATACGCATGCGGTAGCTCTGTGGTTTGCGACACGCTTGACGTCGCTAAACACATCTGTTACGAGAAGAAAATACCAGTCAAGGCTGTTACGCTAGAGGGATACATTATCCACAAAGCTGGCTTAATGACGGGTGGTCGTGGTCCTGAACCCAAAGGCGGAAAGCGTAAGTTTGAAGAAGCCGACGTTCAGAATCTTCAGCGGATGGCGGCCAAGTTGAAGAGCGAGATCGATCGTCTACCCAAAGCGGACCGTCGGGGAACTCAGGAAGAATCTCTACAGATTGAGCTAAACGGGTTTGAACGGCAGCTGGCGGCGACCAGAGACGAGCTAGCAGCGTTGAATAAGAACTGGACAAGCAAGAAGCGCGAGCTCGACAGCCAAAAGAAGCAGCTACACGAACTTCAACCCAAATATGAAAATCAAATGGCGCAACTGGATCGCACTAAGGAGACAGTCCAAGAGTTCCGAAACGCAATTGCGCGTGTCGAAGACGAGGTCTTCGCTGGATTCTGCAAGAGGCTTGGATACAGCGATATTCGTGCATATGAGGCTTCCCAAGGTAAATTGGAACAAGAGATTTCCGAGAAGCGCAACCAGTACGAAGTCCAGAGGCAGAGACTGGAAACTCGACTCAATTGGGAAGTCTCACGCCACAGCGACACCGAAGCCCGTATCAAAAGAATACAAGATCAAGTAAAACGACTGAAACAAGACGTGAAGGCTTACAATAGAGAGAAGGCCGAAATCGAGGAGTCGAAGCGCGAAGACCAAGACGAGCTAGACGCCCTTGGGGAGACCCTCGAGGAGCTGAAGGCTGAACTGTCAGAGAAGAATCAGGGGGTCAGCGAGGCTAAAGCAGAGCTACAGAAACGTAGCAAAGATATCGAAGCCTGCCAACGAGAAATCAATGCCCTGGAAACAACTGTGCAGAAGAATAGCGCTGGCAAGTCTGCGCTGCTGCGACGATGTCGGCTTGAGCAGATCCAGATTCCATTGACGGAGGGAGCCCTGGACAACCTACCGACGCAGGATGACTTGCTACGACAAGATCCAGATGCCATGGACGTTGATGGCGGagatgatgagatgatggataTTGCGCTCGATGACCACGGCATTGAAATTGATTTCGACGGCCTTGATGAGGACCTCAAAGAATCTGGCGAATCTAGCGTCGAAGACACGTTGACAGAGAAAATTTCATCTCTAACAGCAGAATTGGAGAAATTGAATCCCAACATGAGAGCGATGGAGCGATTAGAAAGCGTTGAGACAAGGCTCAAACAGACGGATCAAGAATACGAAGACTCCAAAACAACAGCCcacaaggccaaggaagcTTTCAATGATGTCAAGCAGCGAAGATACGAGCTCTTCAACAAGGCCTTTGTTCACATCTCGGACCAAATAACGAATGTCTACAAAGACCTTACCCGATCTGATGCTTATCCGCTAGGTGGTCAGGCATACTTGGATATTGAAGAAGACACAGATATGCCGTATCTGTCAGGCATTAAGTTCCATGCCATGCCCCCGCTCAAGAGATTCCGAGACATGGAGCATCTCTCTGGTGGTGAGAAAACTATGGCGGCATTGGCGCTTCTCTTTGCCATCCACAGCTACCAGCCAAGTCCTTTCTTTGTCCTGGACGAGGTAGACGCTGCATTGGACAATGCCAATGTGGATAAAATCAAAAAGTATATTCGGGAACATGCTGGCCCAGGCATGCAgttcatcgtcatcagtTTGAAGGCTGGCCTGTTCCAGGACAGCGAGAGTCTTGTGGGCGTCTATCGTGACCAGGAGGTCAACAGCTCTCGGACATTAACATTGGAT CTTAGGAAATACGCTTGA
- a CDS encoding uncharacterized protein (MEROPS:MER0001608~SECRETED:SignalP(1-20)) produces the protein MKATVAAVVASLALLGPAHGAGISSASSRIPSTSSHNTNTAVFPFLTKLRDSAIEFIFGRHPSKAAQPSAPSYSHSRYVNELVLRFNVSTAVEEAALAEAASRLFLDVWAFTDQFVDIRLHADEVAPLLSLLPRSLHLSQSTLIPDLATAVYQSTPSSKDTTMASDRMMMGALSAPLRAADNLFFQDYQPLPVIVRWMRLLEAMFPSYVKYITIGRSFEGREIPALRVGVPQLADPSKPRKMIVVTGGLHAREWISTSTVNYVAWSFITSFGKEPMITKLLNHFDIVFIPAVNPDGVEYSWQVDRLWRKSRQQTNLRFCRGMDLDHTFSFGWDSAEARSDPCSESYGGDKPFQAVEAAELANWAVNQTENNVKFVGLLDLHSYSQQVLFPYSYTCDTEPPNLENLEELAMGIAKAIRLSNGESYSVTSACEGAVASKDAKGRDPVWSRIESGGGSAIDWFYHELGAHFSYQIKLRDTGSYGFLLPKEYIIPTGEEVFDAMKYFGDYLLGNNGIEKTIGNYMEEEEVELGVVDVEFDDGQQETLPIQELRRRRLRR, from the coding sequence ATGAAGGCGACGGTCGCTGCCGTGGTGGCCTCGTTGGCGCTGCTCGGCCCAGCCCACGGCGCGGGCATCTCGTCAGCATCATCGCGAATACCCTCGACCAGCAGCCACAACACCAACACGGCCGTCTTCCCTTTCCTCACGAAGCTCCGCGATAGTGCCATTGAGTTCATCTTCGGCCGCCATCCTTCCAAGGCCGCCCAGCCTTCTGCTCCCAGCTACTCACATTCTCGATACGTCAATGAGCTGGTCTTGCGATTCAATGTGTCGACTGCCGTCGAGGAGGCGGCTCTCGCGGAGGCGGCTTCTCGTCTCTTCCTGGATGTATGGGCCTTTACCGATCAGTTTGTCGACATTCGACTCCATGCCGACGAAGTCGCCCCGCTGCTCAGTCTCCTGCCTCGATCTCTCCATCTATCGCAGTCGACGCTGATCCCCGATCTGGCTACCGCAGTCTATCAGTCTACGCCTTCATCAAAAGACACCACCATGGCTTCGGACAGAATGATGATGGGGGCACTGTCAGCGCCACTGAGAGCTGCCGAtaacctcttcttccaggaCTACCAACCGCTGCCCGTCATCGTCCGCTGGATGCGCCTCTTGGAAGCCATGTTCCCGTCGTATGTCAAGTACATCACGATCGGAAGGTCGTTTGAAGGACGAGAGATACCGGCGCTCCGCGTGGGAGTACCGCAGCTTGCCGACCCTAGCAAGCCACGAAAGATGATTGTCGTCACAGGCGGGCTCCACGCCCGCGAGTGGATTTCAACCAGCACTGTCAACTATGTGGCGTGGTCGTTTATAACCTCGTTTGGCAAAGAGCCAATGATTACCAAGCTCCTCAACCACTTTGACATTGTCTTCATTCCGGCGGTTAATCCTGACGGTGTTGAATACAGCTGGCAAGTCGACCGTCTGTGGCGCAAAAGCCGGCAGCAAACCAACCTGCGATTCTGTCGAGGCATGGACTTGGACCACACTTTTAGCTTTGGCTGGGATAGTGCCGAGGCTCGAAGCGACCCATGCTCGGAGAGCTACGGCGGAGACAAGCCCTTCCAGGCTGTGGAAGCCGCTGAGCTCGCAAACTGGGCTGTGAACCAGACGGAGAATAACGTCAAGTTTGTGGGTTTGCTAGATCTCCATTCATACTCGCAACAGGTCCTCTTCCCATATTCGTATACTTGCGACACCGAGCCGCCCAACCTAGAAAACTTGGAGGAGCTTGCCATGGGAATTGCCAAGGCAATTCGTCTCTCGAATGGAGAATCATACTCAGTCACCTCTGCCTGCGAGGGTGCCGTGGCTTCCAAAGACGCCAAAGGTCGTGATCCCGTCTGGTCGCGTATCGAATCAGGCGGCGGGTCTGCCATCGATTGGTTCTACCACGAGCTGGGCGCGCACTTTAGCTATCAAATCAAGCTTCGAGACACGGGGAGCTATGGGTTCCTCCTCCCCAAGGAATACATCATTCCCACAGGAGAAGAAGTATTTGATGCAATGAAGTACTTTGGAGATTATCTTCTGGGGAACAATGGCATTGAGAAGACGATAGGCAATTacatggaagaggaggaggtggaACTGGGCGTCGTGGATGTGGAGTTTGACGACGGCCAGCAGGAGACGTTGCCGATCCAGGAGCTGCGGCGACGCAGATTACGAAGATGA